Proteins from a single region of Methanotorris igneus Kol 5:
- a CDS encoding cysteine-rich small domain-containing protein, which yields MIELAKKHLKKVLEVCGANRNCEYYPCHFDGQVCLWCYCPFYPCEDENFGEWIERKDGTKVWSCMNCHWIHKPEVACEVLKEILELTKDKSIDEAIGLLDDREVLLKIRNKVLEKFKKEKKDDTGGC from the coding sequence ATGATTGAACTTGCAAAGAAGCATCTTAAAAAGGTTCTTGAAGTTTGCGGAGCTAATAGAAACTGTGAATACTACCCTTGCCACTTTGATGGACAGGTTTGTTTATGGTGTTATTGTCCGTTTTACCCATGTGAAGATGAAAACTTTGGAGAATGGATAGAGAGAAAAGATGGAACAAAAGTTTGGAGTTGTATGAATTGCCATTGGATACATAAGCCAGAGGTTGCATGTGAAGTTTTGAAAGAAATCCTTGAACTCACAAAAGATAAAAGTATAGATGAGGCTATTGGACTATTGGACGATAGGGAGGTGTTGCTAAAAATTAGAAACAAAGTTCTTGAAAAATTCAAAAAAGAAAAAAAAGATGATACTGGTGGTTGTTAA
- a CDS encoding HDIG domain-containing metalloprotein: MEKLLELANQIKDEKLREKVIEFLKNPIPTHKEIEDTKIPPESSPASIKWHHKYEGGLIEHTIAVTKLALKMADVLEEVYGIKVDRDLIIAGGLLHDIMKPFNYIKEDDKFDHIERFHLDHLTLAVAELYKRDFPLEVIKIVASHHGDASPSRPNSIEAYLIYFADTFDAQLNDVAIRVCQARSKDLGIDEGEIYKRITPLKVYEIRSKEGKKKLIEYLKELLGIKEEQTEEEISEENHEENNKTENQQE; the protein is encoded by the coding sequence ATGGAAAAACTTTTGGAATTGGCAAATCAAATAAAAGATGAAAAGTTGAGAGAAAAGGTCATAGAATTCTTAAAAAATCCAATTCCCACACATAAAGAGATAGAAGACACAAAAATTCCTCCAGAGTCATCTCCAGCGAGTATAAAATGGCACCATAAATATGAAGGTGGATTAATAGAGCACACCATTGCAGTTACAAAGTTGGCATTAAAAATGGCAGATGTTTTAGAGGAGGTTTATGGAATAAAGGTGGACAGAGATTTGATTATCGCCGGTGGTTTGTTGCATGATATTATGAAACCTTTCAATTACATAAAAGAGGATGATAAATTTGACCATATTGAAAGATTCCACTTAGACCACTTAACCCTTGCTGTTGCTGAGCTCTACAAGAGGGATTTCCCACTTGAAGTTATAAAAATTGTTGCTTCCCATCATGGGGATGCTTCACCTTCAAGACCAAACTCTATAGAGGCATATCTTATCTACTTTGCAGATACCTTCGATGCCCAGTTGAATGACGTTGCGATTAGAGTTTGTCAGGCAAGAAGTAAAGATTTGGGTATTGATGAGGGTGAAATATACAAGAGAATTACACCTTTAAAAGTTTATGAAATTAGAAGCAAAGAAGGTAAGAAAAAATTGATAGAATACTTAAAAGAGTTACTTGGAATTAAAGAAGAGCAAACAGAAGAAGAGATAAGCGAAGAAAATCATGAAGAAAACAACAAAACAGAAAATCAACAAGAATAA
- a CDS encoding tRNA (guanine(10)-N(2))-dimethyltransferase: MIVVEGKTKITVPDTLTITKKDEVFYNPKMEANRDISVCVIQTFLKNYKREEFLICDPLGGSGARGLRYANELEFKNGIVKVVINDINPKAVKLIKENIKLNNLDNVEVYEGDANVILSKNFRMFNVVDLDPFGSPSPYLDSGIRATITKNGLLCLTATDTAVLCGRFKKPCVRKYNAFPINSKDCHEMAIRILIGYAIRVAAKYDIGLKPIFSHATDHYVRTYLLTQRGAKKADEALEKLGYVKDIGGDKVIKSLYEGYEKGFGGPLYLGEIYDKEIVNEVYKIAVERNYSEKAKNILKVLCDECDINQLGCYDIHEICSNIKKSAPPMTTIIEKLKERGFKVSRVHYNPKGIKSDAKLSDIIEVILEATD; encoded by the coding sequence ATGATTGTTGTAGAAGGAAAAACAAAAATTACCGTTCCAGACACTTTAACAATAACTAAGAAGGATGAGGTATTTTATAACCCAAAAATGGAGGCTAATAGGGATATATCAGTGTGTGTTATCCAAACTTTTCTCAAAAATTACAAAAGAGAAGAATTTTTAATTTGTGATCCTTTAGGGGGTAGTGGGGCGAGAGGGTTAAGATATGCAAATGAGTTGGAATTTAAGAATGGGATTGTTAAGGTTGTTATCAACGATATCAACCCAAAAGCCGTGAAATTAATCAAAGAAAATATAAAATTGAATAATTTAGATAATGTTGAAGTTTATGAAGGTGATGCAAACGTTATTTTATCAAAAAATTTCAGAATGTTTAATGTGGTTGATTTAGATCCATTCGGTTCTCCAAGTCCTTATTTGGATAGTGGGATTAGGGCAACTATAACAAAAAATGGTCTTTTATGCTTAACGGCAACAGATACTGCTGTTTTATGTGGGAGGTTTAAAAAACCTTGCGTGAGAAAATACAACGCATTCCCAATAAATAGTAAAGATTGTCACGAGATGGCAATAAGAATTTTAATTGGCTATGCTATAAGGGTTGCTGCTAAGTATGACATTGGATTGAAACCAATTTTCTCTCATGCCACTGATCACTATGTTAGAACCTACCTCCTAACTCAAAGAGGGGCAAAAAAGGCGGATGAGGCATTAGAAAAACTTGGATATGTTAAAGATATTGGGGGGGATAAAGTAATAAAATCCCTTTATGAGGGTTATGAGAAGGGCTTTGGAGGGCCTTTATATTTGGGGGAAATATATGATAAAGAAATCGTTAATGAGGTATATAAAATAGCAGTTGAAAGAAATTACTCCGAAAAGGCAAAGAATATATTAAAAGTTCTCTGTGATGAGTGTGATATTAACCAGTTGGGATGTTATGACATCCATGAAATCTGTAGTAATATCAAAAAATCAGCACCTCCAATGACGACCATAATTGAGAAGTTAAAAGAAAGAGGATTCAAAGTATCAAGAGTTCACTACAACCCAAAAGGCATCAAAAGTGATGCTAAATTATCTGACATAATAGAGGTTATTTTGGAAGCAACAGACTAA
- a CDS encoding methanogenesis marker 9 domain-containing protein, with product MWENAPSHICRGGDLRGLAFCCPPIKHCPIHNALAILKMSPEEFIKIKQDFASKTRLGKGKNTCFGSLVWCCKITKPCPFRDGEMRRIKMSADEYMKLKKQLAEEIIRKSKFFEESLKVFEKYGIPKDIAEKCILETGDLKKAYEMAKKIMEEKL from the coding sequence ATGTGGGAGAATGCTCCATCACATATATGTAGAGGAGGAGATCTGAGAGGTTTAGCATTTTGCTGTCCACCAATAAAGCACTGCCCAATACATAACGCACTTGCTATTTTAAAAATGAGTCCAGAAGAGTTTATAAAAATTAAGCAAGATTTTGCAAGCAAAACACGCTTAGGGAAAGGAAAGAATACGTGTTTTGGAAGTTTAGTTTGGTGTTGTAAGATAACAAAACCATGCCCATTTAGAGACGGGGAAATGAGAAGAATAAAGATGAGTGCAGATGAATACATGAAGTTAAAAAAACAACTTGCGGAGGAGATAATTAGAAAATCAAAATTCTTTGAAGAAAGTTTGAAGGTATTTGAAAAGTATGGCATTCCAAAGGACATTGCTGAGAAGTGCATCTTAGAAACAGGTGATTTGAAAAAGGCCTATGAAATGGCTAAAAAAATTATGGAAGAGAAACTTTAA
- a CDS encoding sugar phosphate isomerase/epimerase family protein, protein MVAKIGVSMSVFLDSEYSLNDALEFLESRVRYVELICDGNMDIMEKFEDLETYNLKYTIHSPITDINLSSHREKVRTMSIEIIEDVLKTSLKVDARLIVVHPGYSIFKHDYERNLNSLINSLKDLNKLKEEYGIDITIENMPSYDMFMFRHPDEYIINNLDEVKITFDIGHSFLNGNIDEFLKIDSIIHTHIHDNNGEFDEHLPIGMGKINFDNFKDSLKNIKGIKMIELQHKSFEYIDDCISKLKNLIK, encoded by the coding sequence ATGGTTGCAAAAATAGGAGTTTCAATGAGTGTGTTTTTAGATAGTGAATATTCCCTAAATGATGCATTAGAGTTTTTAGAGAGTAGGGTTAGGTATGTAGAGCTTATATGTGATGGAAATATGGATATAATGGAGAAATTTGAAGACCTTGAGACATATAATTTAAAATACACCATACACTCTCCAATAACTGATATCAACCTTTCTTCACATAGGGAGAAAGTTAGGACAATGAGCATAGAGATTATTGAAGATGTGTTAAAAACATCTTTAAAGGTAGATGCTCGTCTCATAGTTGTCCATCCTGGGTATTCCATATTTAAACATGATTATGAAAGGAATTTGAACTCTTTAATAAATTCACTGAAAGATTTGAATAAATTAAAAGAAGAATATGGCATAGATATAACTATTGAAAATATGCCTTCTTACGACATGTTTATGTTCAGACATCCTGATGAGTATATTATAAATAATCTTGATGAAGTTAAAATAACATTTGATATAGGACATTCATTTTTAAATGGGAATATTGATGAGTTTTTAAAGATTGATAGTATTATACACACACATATACATGATAACAATGGAGAATTTGACGAGCATTTGCCAATAGGAATGGGAAAAATTAATTTTGATAATTTTAAAGATAGTTTAAAGAATATCAAAGGTATTAAAATGATAGAACTGCAGCATAAAAGTTTTGAATACATAGATGATTGTATTTCAAAGCTAAAAAACTTAATAAAGTAA
- a CDS encoding transposase, translating into MSVEVYKLFIPKDEECIEVIRRVRWGNGYICPYC; encoded by the coding sequence ATGAGCGTCGAGGTATATAAATTATTCATACCAAAGGATGAAGAATGTATTGAAGTTATAAGAAGGGTTCGATGGGGTAATGGATATATTTGTCCATACTGTTAA
- a CDS encoding IS1595 family transposase, whose amino-acid sequence MEIDEFYVNAGDKGIKKENSRKRGLKRKGRGTYKSERPPIITLYNRTDKRVLTSVETNLSKTKIWKMISEVNSDDLIVNTDEYTIYENLESHPKVFKHLTVNHASKEYSNGISHVNNCECFHSIIKPHLRKHRGISRRNLHLYVSFYTFIYNYKSNWFSKLLSLILCNDT is encoded by the coding sequence TTGGAGATAGATGAATTCTACGTTAATGCTGGAGATAAAGGCATTAAAAAAGAAAATAGTCGAAAAAGAGGCCTAAAAAGAAAAGGCAGAGGTACGTATAAAAGTGAAAGGCCTCCAATAATAACCCTATATAATCGAACGGACAAAAGAGTACTTACCTCCGTTGAAACGAATTTAAGCAAGACCAAAATTTGGAAAATGATTAGCGAGGTTAATTCAGACGATTTAATTGTTAATACAGACGAATATACCATTTACGAAAATTTAGAATCTCATCCAAAAGTATTTAAACATTTGACAGTTAATCATGCATCGAAAGAATACTCTAACGGCATCTCCCACGTTAATAACTGCGAATGCTTCCATTCGATAATCAAACCCCATTTAAGAAAACATCGAGGCATTAGTCGAAGAAATCTCCACTTATATGTAAGCTTCTATACATTTATCTATAACTATAAATCGAACTGGTTCTCTAAATTACTATCGCTTATATTATGTAATGATACTTGA